Proteins encoded together in one Candidatus Methylomirabilota bacterium window:
- a CDS encoding nitroreductase/quinone reductase family protein, with protein MKKLLIVVGALLACVAVAVVTLSIVGLDPKDRRPGLWLTGELVTKPVTDWSFTDKYPTIFVQTRAWYGLPHSVTTSCTAHNGALYLTSVYRPGGQFPRDRLWNQNIVRDPHVRLKVGAQVFNRTAVLVTDPAEKDAVLETKAKKYPRQRVSDKRLVYVFRVQPG; from the coding sequence ATGAAGAAGCTGCTGATCGTCGTCGGGGCGCTGCTCGCCTGCGTGGCGGTGGCGGTCGTCACGCTGAGCATCGTGGGGCTCGATCCCAAGGACCGCCGGCCCGGGCTCTGGCTCACGGGCGAGCTCGTCACCAAGCCCGTCACCGACTGGTCCTTCACCGACAAGTACCCGACGATCTTCGTCCAGACCCGGGCCTGGTACGGGCTGCCGCACTCGGTGACCACGTCGTGCACCGCGCACAACGGTGCGCTCTACCTCACGTCCGTGTATCGTCCGGGCGGACAGTTCCCCCGCGACCGCCTGTGGAACCAGAACATCGTCCGTGATCCGCACGTCCGCCTGAAGGTCGGCGCGCAGGTCTTCAATCGAACCGCCGTCCTCGTCACGGACCCGGCCGAGAAGGACGCCGTGCTCGAGACCAAGGCGAAGAAGTACCCGCGGCAACGCGTGTCCGACAAGCGCCTCGTGTACGTGTTTCGCGTTCAGCCAGGCTGA